The Euphorbia lathyris chromosome 2, ddEupLath1.1, whole genome shotgun sequence genome includes a window with the following:
- the LOC136220031 gene encoding protein FAR1-RELATED SEQUENCE 11-like, with protein sequence MSEGTSMVIESSENGTDISQDDAGNMEEIPEDTILSRQTSVNLIPFIGQRFVSQDAAYEFYCSFAKQCGFSIRRHRTRGKDGVGRGVTRRDFTCHRGGYPQMKPSEDGKMQRNRKSSRCGCQAYMRIVKRADFDVPEWRVTGFSNIHNHELVKLNEVHLLPAYCTISSDDKSRICMFAKAGMSVRQMLRLMEIEKGVKLGCLPFTEIDVRNLLQSFRNVNRDNDVIDLIAMCKKLKDEDHNFKYDFKIDGNNRLEHIAWSYASSVELYEAYGDAVVFDTTHRLDAYDMILGIWLGVDNHGVTCFFGCVLLRDENLQSFSWALKAFMDFVNGKAPQTVMTDQNRWLKEAIAIEMPETKHALCIWHIIAKFSDWFSVPLGSCYDDFKAEFIRLHNLEFLEDFDEGWKEMVDKYGLHANKHIASLYALRTHWALSYLRLYFFAGLMNTCQSELINAFIQHFLSAQSQLDRFVDRVADIVHNHAGAKAETQRKLQKVYSKTGSPIETHAASVLTPYAFNKLQEELVLAPQYASFLIDDYCYQVRHHTQISGGCKVVWDPCQEHINCSCNQFEFIGILCRHVLRVLSTNNCFHIPEQYLPVRWRDVTSPFTMRTHSEKIQLIESMASALMTEAFETEERVNEACEQMAMVISRIKDLPRQTQGENDYKCPSDSLILPDVDDADGIVQTLGIGNHNDSISLGKLKERRNRDGTDISRKRRHCSGPCCGQFGHDPSECPILGSDHLNGAALGYL encoded by the exons ATGTCAGAAGGAACAAGTATGGTGATAGAGTCTTCTGAAAATGGAACAGATATATCTCAAGATGATGCCGGAAACATGGAAGAAATACCTGAAGACACAATACTTTCTCGTCAGACTTCCGTGAACCTCATTCCATTTATAGGCCAGAGATTTGTCTCCCAAGATGCTGCTTATGAATTTTATTGCAGTTTTGCAAAACAGTGTGGCTTTTCGATTAGGCGCCACCGGACTCGTGGAAAGGATGGTGTTGGTAGAGGGGTTACAAGGAGAGATTTCACTTGCCATCGCGGTGGTTATCCACAAATGAAGCCATCTGAAGATGGAAAGATGCAAAGGAACCGTAAGTCATCGCGTTGTGGCTGTCAGGCATATATGAGAATTGTGAAGCGAGCAGATTTCGATGTCCCTGAATGGCGTGTTACTGGATTTAGCAATATACATAACCATGAATTGGTAAAATTGAATGAGGTGCATCTCCTTCCTGCCTATTGCACCATATCTTCGGATGATAAGAGTCGGATTTGCATGTTTGCGAAAGCTGGAATGTCAGTGAGACAGATGTTACGGTTGATGGAGATAGAGAAAGGCGTGAAGCTAGGTTGTTTACCGTTTACAGAAATTGATGTGAGGAACCTACTGCAGTCATTCAGAAATGTCAATCGAGATAATGACGTGATCGATCTTATTGCAATGTGCAAGAAGTTGAAAGATGAAGATCACAACTTCAAATATGACTTCAAAATAGATGGGAACAATAGGTTAGAGCATATTGCCTGGTCCTATGCCTCCTCTGTTGAGCTATACGAGGCGTACGGTGATGCAGTAGTTTTCGACACAACTCACCGTTTAGATGCATATGATATGATCTTAGGCATTTGGCTTGGGGTGGACAATCATGGGGTGACTTGTTTCTTCGGTTGTGTCCTGCTACGGGATGAAAACTTGCAGTCGTTTTCTTGGGCTTTGAAG GCGTTTATGGACTTCGTGAATGGAAAGGCACCGCAAACTGTTATGACTGACCAAAATAGGTGGTTGAAAGAGGCCATTGCCATTGAAATGCCAGAGACTAAACATGCCCTTTGTATTTGGCACATAATTGCGAAATTCTCTGATTGGTTTTCTGTGCCACTTGGATCATGTTATGATGATTTCAAAGCTGAGTTCATCCGGCTCCATAATCTGGAATTTTTGGAAGACTTCGACGAAGGATGGAAAGAAATGGTTGACAAATATGGGCTCCATGCTAATAAGCACATTGCTAGTTTGTACGCATTGCGGACGCATTGGGCTTTGTCATATTTGAGGCTTTATTTTTTTGCAGGGTTGATGAATACATGTCAATCTGAGTTAATCAATGCTTTCATTCAGCATTTTTTGAGTGCACAATCTCAGTTAGATCGTTTCGTAGATCGA GTGGCTGATATTGTTCATAATCATGCTGGGGCTAAGGCGGAAACTCAACGAAAACTGCAGAAGGTTTACTCGAAAACAGGGTCACCAATTGAAACACATGCTGCCTCTGTTCTTACTCCATACGCCTTTAACAAGCTGCAAGAGGAGCTCGTGTTAGCTCCACAGTATGCGTCTTTTCTAATTGATGATTACTGTTACCAAGTGAGACACCATACTCAGATATCTGGAGGTTGCAAAGTCGTTTGGGATCCTTGTCAAGAGCACATCAATTGCAGCTGCAATCAGTTTGAATTCATAGGCATACTTTGCAGGCACGTTCTTCGCGTCCTGTCTACGAATAACTGTTTTCACATACCTGAACAATATTTGCCCGTTCGATGGCGTGATGTGACCTCACCTTTCACTATGAGAACACATTCTGAGAAGATTCAGTTAATAGAGTCCATGGCTTCAGCACTCATGACTGAAGCATTCGAAACAGAGGAACGCGTTAACGAAGCATGTGAGCAAATGGCAATGGTTATCTCCCGAATTAAGGATCTTCCTAGACAGACGCAGGGGGAGAATGACTACAAATGCCCATCTGATTCGTTGATTCTACCAGATGTGGATGATGCTGATGGAATAGTCCAAACTCTTGGAATTGGGAATCATAATGATTCAATTAGCCTGGGAAAGCTAAAAGAAAGAAGGAACAGAGATGGAACTGATATATCTCGAAAACGAAGGCATTGTTCGGGTCCTTGCTGTGGGCAGTTTGGCCATGACCCTTCTGAATGTCCAATCTTGGGAAGTGATCATTTGAATGGTGCTGCACTAGGATACTTATGA